In the Pseudorasbora parva isolate DD20220531a chromosome 23, ASM2467924v1, whole genome shotgun sequence genome, one interval contains:
- the sytl2a gene encoding uncharacterized protein sytl2a isoform X7, producing the protein MIDLSYLTEEEQEMILTVLKRDAELKKSEEQRIKKLRKTERDRGRLKYLTGEWFYETKYHRHRDRIHGSDIIRASMRHRKPVTILELSQRWSEKPSCVYGEKKDVYIPPELSGLIEDPSTQSQNERVDDEAQQERQRPQIKPRQNPFNSVRSQRDGARLNNGVKEADQTPAEGHHERYGEPQSSQVSNIHHSTKATGKAIELSAEGQTDKVTVEEGRSNSKLLEWFGRGSRDGKPKESPVKKEMNEEDPKERPEAKSEDSVPLDDQPKTKPTPKPRRGLFALFSRAEKKDKISEVQASDKEVISQDKTESLEREPSEADDSILQQISVPKETRMAEILQDKNKPDRLVCEDTPPREKFEQGEVSPGNMANLKSFWEKENRGPKILSIKKEPEVEENETSRINENYHNALDRRVSDSSITSSKPKPSDPNKDDVESTAGEISSVSPRRTSNDVDISAILSHEDGNPSSLDSNKISESSSSELQTLTVKTNVKLSPSSLLQYDNSLGSELQQESISRDISDLKKEISTFKMPLHQQEDKVSINDLKSFWEKEKSGLRVIVGTPTCTANVKDPPTESSPKCSSVELSEPQFDIRPNSQSSPDRMSFKEVGLIAQKETEEKQSPIRVPLQDVQDIKGRISYVTMNISNSKQSDSNKHSKPSAPSSPLRSLPPKGQHDKPQSSDIYQPKDQDQTRTPSPLRQSKVPRRDSYPNKESKNDGSPLRTFAIDINPGDRSPCDIRVKSGQARLCTPSEHQGKTSEGRSDDRPIILKERKLSVDSLTRFYIPLSLHHYLGVPEPAVLYEKEQVKVQACETFEQVNQGRVSNESSPSRHSLPESEEITFDSSGSSTPEAWSISHTSSYWDSEDDGPVKAALERANARPISISKSLEDLASTPLQERWKTDPRSDVGMSMENVSAVTPNTKTSFSDPEQVKMMSMSVPAFMQQEMDCGNSDCASVSSFHYDRLRTCNTPSNFSTCSEVASMSSVTGSVMSIYSSEFGNVEVKGTIQFAIHYVQKLGEFHIFVVQCKDLAIADVKRNRSDPYVKCYLLPDKAKYGKKKTCVRKKTLDPTYNEILRFKVPMEMLKTQKLNISVWHNDTFGRNSFLGEVEVDLAEWDFNNTQMNEYLLKGRVQVPTSPKHSVGGEEMSAEIKVALRFLPQTSHSHKNKGNGEVQIWVKECKNLPISRGVSIDPFVKCAVLPDASRKNRQKTRVLKRSSNPVFNHTMVYDGFRQEDLKEACVELTVWDHDRLNNHFIGGIRLGPGTGKSYGTEVNWMDSNAAEAALWERMMQSENEWVEDTLPLRMMVMARMSR; encoded by the exons ATGATTGACCTGAGTTACCTGACAGAGGAAGAGCAAGAGATGATCCTGACAGTGCTGAAGAGGGACGCAGAGCTGAAGAAGTCGGAAGAACAAAGGATTAA GAAGCTTCGTAAGACCGAGAGAGACAGAGGCAGACTGAAGTACTTGACTGGGGAGTGGTTTTACGAGACAAAGTACCACAGACACAGAGATAGGATCCATGGCTCCGACATCATCAGAGCGTCCATGAGACACAGAAAACCCGTGACAATAT TGGAGCTCTCTCAGAGATGGTCTGAGAAACCCAGTTGTGTTTATGGTGAGAAGAAAGATGTGTACATCCCTCCAGAGCTTTCAGGACTCATTGAGGATCCGTCCACACAGTCACAGAATGAGAG GGTGGATGATGAAGCCCAGCAGGAAAGACAGAGACCTCAAATCAAG CCTCGGCAGAATCCATTCAACAGTGTGCGATCGCAGAGAGATGGAGCCAGACTTAACAATGGAGTGAAGGAGGCCGATCAGACACCTGCTGAGG GTCATCATGAGCGTTATGGTGAGCCTCAGTCTTCACAGGTGTCCAACATCCACCACTCTACTAAAGCAACAGGTAAGGCCATTGAGTTGAGCGCAGAGGGCCAGACCGATAAGGTTACAGTGGAAGAGGGTCGCTCAAATTCAAAGCTACTTGAATGGTTTGGGAGAGGCTCTCGAGATGGAAAGCCGAAAGAGTCGCCAGTCAAGAAAGAGATGAATGAAGAGGATCCAAAAGAAAGACCAGAAGCCAAGTCAGAAGATTCAGTGCCTCTAGATGACCAGCCAAAGACCAAGCCAACACCAAAGCCCCGTAGGGGGCTTTTTGCATTGTTTTCGAGGGCAGAGAAAAAAGACAAGATTTCAGAAGTCCAAGCATCTGACAAAGAAGTGATAAGTCAAGATAAAACAGAAAGTTTAGAACGTGAACCATCTGAGGCAGATGATAGTATACTTCAGCAAATCTCTGTTCCTAAAGAGACCAGGATGGCTGAAATATTACAAGATAAAAACAAACCAGACAGACTTGTATGTGAAGATACTCCTCCAAGAGAAAAGTTTGAACAAGGTGAGGTATCACCGGGAAACATGGCTAACCTGAAGTCATTCTGGGAAAAGGAGAATAGAGGGCCAAAAATACTAAGCATTAAAAAAGAACCTGAGGTAGAAGAAAATGAGACATCTCGAATTAATGAGAATTATCACAACGCTTTAGACAGAAGGGTGTCAGATTCAAGCATCACCTCATCAAAACCCAAACCTAGTGATCCAAACAAAGATGATGTAGAATCTACAGCAGGTGAGATTTCTTCGGTCTCACCTAGAAGAACATCCAATGATGTTGATATATCAGCCATATTGTCACATGAAGATGGGAACCCTTCTAGTTTGGACAGCAATAAGATCTCCGAAAGCTCAAGTAGTGAACTACAAACTCTCACAGTAAAAACAAATGTCAAACTATCACCCAGTTCCCTGCTACAATATGATAATTCTCTGGGCAGTGAGCTACAGCAAGAGTCAATCAGCAGGGATATATCAGACCTGAAGAAGGAAATCTCCACCTTCAAAATGCCTCTCCATCAACAGGAAGATAAAGTCTCGATCAATGATCTCAAGTCATTTTGGGAGAAGGAAAAAAGTGGCCTTAGAGTAATTGTAGGCACACCAACATGTACAGCCAACGTTAAAGACCCTCCCACAGAGTCATCTCCAAAATGTTCTTCAGTAGAACTTTCTGAACCTCAGTTTGACATCAGGCCAAACAGCCAAAGTTCCCCAGACAGAATGAGCTTCAAAGAGGTTGGTTTGATTGCACAAAAAGAGACTGAAGAAAAACAAAGTCCAATTAGAGTGCCATTACAAGACGTTCAAGATATCAAAGGTAGGATTTCATACGTCACCATGAATATTTCTAATTCTAAACAGTCCGATTCAAACAAACACTCAAAGCCAAGTGCACCATCATCTCCCCTCAGAAGTCTCCCTCCAAAAGGTCAACATGATAAGCCACAGTCCTCTGACATTTACCAACCAAAAGACCAAGATCAAACCAGAACGCCCAGCCCGTTACGTCAGTCTAAAGTTCCTCGTAGAGATTCATATCCAAACAAAGAGTCCAAAAATGATGGTTCTCCCTTAAGAACCTTTGCAATAGATATCAATCCCGGCGATAGGAGTCCATGCGATATTAGGGTTAAATCAGGGCAAGCTAGGTTGTGCACGCCTTCTGAACACCAAGGGAAGACTTCAGAAGGACGCAGTGATGATAGACCCATCATTCTTAAAGAACGAAAGCTGTCAGTGGACTCTCTGACCCGGTTTTATATCCCCCTGAGTTTACACCATTACCTGGGCGTGCCCGAGCCGGCGGTCTTATATGAAAAAGAACAGGTTAAGGTGCAGGCATGTGAGACTTTTGAACAGGTGAACCAAGGCAGAGTGAGCAATGAGAGCTCCCCTTCTCGACACTCGCTGCCTGAATCAGAGGAGATCACCTTTGACTCCTCAGGGAGCTCCACACCTGAAGCCTGGTCAATCTCACACACCAGTTCATACT GGGATAGTGAGGATGACGGCCCCGTCAAAGCTGCTCTGGAACGAGCCAATGCCAGACCCATCTCTATTTCCAAAAGTCTAGAGGACCTGGCATCCACACCTTTAC AAGAGAGATGGAAGACTGACCCAAGGAGTGATGTTGGGATGAGTATGGAAAAtg TGTCTGCAGTAACTCCAAACACCAAAACGTCCTTCTCCGACCCAGAACAGGTGAAGATGATGAGTATGTCTGTACCTGCATTCATGCAACAAGAG ATGGATTGCGGAAACAGTGACTGTGCATCAGTGAGCAGTTTCCACTATGACAGACTGAGAACATGCAACACTCCTTCTAATTTTAGCACTTGCTCTGAAGTGGCCTCCATGTCCTCT GTCACTGGCAGTGTAATGAGCATCTACAGTAGTGAGTTTGGTAATGTGGAGGTCAAAGGCACAATCCAGTTCGCCATTCACTATGTTCAAAAACTGGGAGAGTTCCACATCTTTGTTGTGCAGTGCAAGGACCTCGCCATAGCGGATGTTAAGAGGAACCGATCTGATCC GTATGTTAAATGTTACTTGTTACCTGACAAAGCAAAAtatggaaagaaaaaaacatgcgTGAGGAAGAAGACTCTGGATCCAACTTATAATGAAATCCTACGG TTTAAGGTTCCAATGGAGATGCTGAAAACCCAGAAGCTGAACATCTCTGTGTGGcataatgacacgtttggccgtAACAGCTTTCTTGGAGAGGTCGAGGTTGATCTGGCCGAATGGGATTTCAATAACACGCAAATGAATGAATATCTACTCAAAGGAAGG GTTCAGGTTCCCACCAGCCCAAAACATTCTGTCGGTGGTGAGGAAATGAGTGCAGAGATTAAAGTAGCTCTGCGTTTTCTCCCGCAGACTTCTCACA GTCACAAGAACAAGGGGAATGGTGAGGTGCAAATATGGGTGAAAGAATGCAAGAATCTGCCCATTTCCAGGGGTGTTTCCATTGACCCATTTGTCAAATG
- the sytl2a gene encoding synaptotagmin-like protein 2 isoform X8, with the protein MIDLSYLTEEEQEMILTVLKRDAELKKSEEQRIKKLRKTERDRGRLKYLTGEWFYETKYHRHRDRIHGSDIIRASMRHRKPVTILELSQRWSEKPSCVYGEKKDVYIPPELSGLIEDPSTQSQNERVDDEAQQERQRPQIKPRQNPFNSVRSQRDGARLNNGVKEADQTPAEEPFLPAESYTLHHTTLNTDSTDTPVPTKCKPVPKKRLLLYSCNNSSLDTGSSDNGVRQVVTPAPRGILKHNGSSCSSTDSLQLHIPTNDGSSSQSSATVSPISPETPISPPLSPCSVLSASGWLDRKQVRFSSVAGPIETVQGEHSVLEEDWSPVLDQDRSDITENGHHERYGEPQSSQVSNIHHSTKATGKAIELSAEGQTDKVTVEEGRSNSKLLEWFGRGSRDGKPKESPVKKEMNEEDPKERPEAKSEDSVPLDDQPKTKPTPKPRRGLFALFSRAEKKDKISEVQASDKEVISQDKTESLEREPSEADDSILQQISVPKETRMAEILQDKNKPDRLVCEDTPPREKFEQGEVSPGNMANLKSFWEKENRGPKILSIKKEPEVEENETSRINENYHNALDRRVSDSSITSSKPKPSDPNKDDVESTAGEISSVSPRRTSNDVDISAILSHEDGNPSSLDSNKISESSSSELQTLTVKTNVKLSPSSLLQYDNSLGSELQQESISRDISDLKKEISTFKMPLHQQEDKVSINDLKSFWEKEKSGLRVIVGTPTCTANVKDPPTESSPKCSSVELSEPQFDIRPNSQSSPDRMSFKEVGLIAQKETEEKQSPIRVPLQDVQDIKGDSEDDGPVKAALERANARPISISKSLEDLASTPLQERWKTDPRSDVGMSMENVSAVTPNTKTSFSDPEQVKMMSMSVPAFMQQEMDCGNSDCASVSSFHYDRLRTCNTPSNFSTCSEVASMSSVTGSVMSIYSSEFGNVEVKGTIQFAIHYVQKLGEFHIFVVQCKDLAIADVKRNRSDPYVKCYLLPDKAKYGKKKTCVRKKTLDPTYNEILRFKVPMEMLKTQKLNISVWHNDTFGRNSFLGEVEVDLAEWDFNNTQMNEYLLKGRVQVPTSPKHSVGGEEMSAEIKVALRFLPQTSHSHKNKGNGEVQIWVKECKNLPISRGVSIDPFVKCAVLPDASRKNRQKTRVLKRSSNPVFNHTMVYDGFRQEDLKEACVELTVWDHDRLNNHFIGGIRLGPGTGKSYGTEVNWMDSNAAEAALWERMMQSENEWVEDTLPLRMMVMARMSR; encoded by the exons ATGATTGACCTGAGTTACCTGACAGAGGAAGAGCAAGAGATGATCCTGACAGTGCTGAAGAGGGACGCAGAGCTGAAGAAGTCGGAAGAACAAAGGATTAA GAAGCTTCGTAAGACCGAGAGAGACAGAGGCAGACTGAAGTACTTGACTGGGGAGTGGTTTTACGAGACAAAGTACCACAGACACAGAGATAGGATCCATGGCTCCGACATCATCAGAGCGTCCATGAGACACAGAAAACCCGTGACAATAT TGGAGCTCTCTCAGAGATGGTCTGAGAAACCCAGTTGTGTTTATGGTGAGAAGAAAGATGTGTACATCCCTCCAGAGCTTTCAGGACTCATTGAGGATCCGTCCACACAGTCACAGAATGAGAG GGTGGATGATGAAGCCCAGCAGGAAAGACAGAGACCTCAAATCAAG CCTCGGCAGAATCCATTCAACAGTGTGCGATCGCAGAGAGATGGAGCCAGACTTAACAATGGAGTGAAGGAGGCCGATCAGACACCTGCTGAGG AGCCTTTCCTTCCAGCTGagagctacacactccatcacaCTACTCTAAACACAGACAGCACTGACACCCCTGTACCCACTAAATGCAAACCTGTGCCAAAAAAGAGACTGCTGCTGTATTCCTGCAATAACTCTTCTTTGGACACCGGCAGCAGTGACAATGGAGTAAGACAGGTCGTGACCCCTGCTCCCAGAGGCATCCTGAAGCACAACGGGTCCAGTTGTAGCTCTACTGACTCCCTGCAACTTCACATTCCCACCAATGATGGCAGCAGCAGTCAGTCTTCTGCTACGGTCAGCCCCATCAGCCCTGAAACTCCCATCAGCCCTCCTCTTTCCCCCTGCTCAGTGCTCTCTGCTTCAGGGTGGTTAGATAGGAAACAGGTCCGCTTCTCCTCCGTCGCCGGTCCTATAGAGACAGTGCAAGGAGAGCACAGTGTGCTGGAAGAAGATTGGAGTCCTGTGTTGGACCAGGATAGAAGTGATATCACAGAAAACG GTCATCATGAGCGTTATGGTGAGCCTCAGTCTTCACAGGTGTCCAACATCCACCACTCTACTAAAGCAACAGGTAAGGCCATTGAGTTGAGCGCAGAGGGCCAGACCGATAAGGTTACAGTGGAAGAGGGTCGCTCAAATTCAAAGCTACTTGAATGGTTTGGGAGAGGCTCTCGAGATGGAAAGCCGAAAGAGTCGCCAGTCAAGAAAGAGATGAATGAAGAGGATCCAAAAGAAAGACCAGAAGCCAAGTCAGAAGATTCAGTGCCTCTAGATGACCAGCCAAAGACCAAGCCAACACCAAAGCCCCGTAGGGGGCTTTTTGCATTGTTTTCGAGGGCAGAGAAAAAAGACAAGATTTCAGAAGTCCAAGCATCTGACAAAGAAGTGATAAGTCAAGATAAAACAGAAAGTTTAGAACGTGAACCATCTGAGGCAGATGATAGTATACTTCAGCAAATCTCTGTTCCTAAAGAGACCAGGATGGCTGAAATATTACAAGATAAAAACAAACCAGACAGACTTGTATGTGAAGATACTCCTCCAAGAGAAAAGTTTGAACAAGGTGAGGTATCACCGGGAAACATGGCTAACCTGAAGTCATTCTGGGAAAAGGAGAATAGAGGGCCAAAAATACTAAGCATTAAAAAAGAACCTGAGGTAGAAGAAAATGAGACATCTCGAATTAATGAGAATTATCACAACGCTTTAGACAGAAGGGTGTCAGATTCAAGCATCACCTCATCAAAACCCAAACCTAGTGATCCAAACAAAGATGATGTAGAATCTACAGCAGGTGAGATTTCTTCGGTCTCACCTAGAAGAACATCCAATGATGTTGATATATCAGCCATATTGTCACATGAAGATGGGAACCCTTCTAGTTTGGACAGCAATAAGATCTCCGAAAGCTCAAGTAGTGAACTACAAACTCTCACAGTAAAAACAAATGTCAAACTATCACCCAGTTCCCTGCTACAATATGATAATTCTCTGGGCAGTGAGCTACAGCAAGAGTCAATCAGCAGGGATATATCAGACCTGAAGAAGGAAATCTCCACCTTCAAAATGCCTCTCCATCAACAGGAAGATAAAGTCTCGATCAATGATCTCAAGTCATTTTGGGAGAAGGAAAAAAGTGGCCTTAGAGTAATTGTAGGCACACCAACATGTACAGCCAACGTTAAAGACCCTCCCACAGAGTCATCTCCAAAATGTTCTTCAGTAGAACTTTCTGAACCTCAGTTTGACATCAGGCCAAACAGCCAAAGTTCCCCAGACAGAATGAGCTTCAAAGAGGTTGGTTTGATTGCACAAAAAGAGACTGAAGAAAAACAAAGTCCAATTAGAGTGCCATTACAAGACGTTCAAGATATCAAAG GGGATAGTGAGGATGACGGCCCCGTCAAAGCTGCTCTGGAACGAGCCAATGCCAGACCCATCTCTATTTCCAAAAGTCTAGAGGACCTGGCATCCACACCTTTAC AAGAGAGATGGAAGACTGACCCAAGGAGTGATGTTGGGATGAGTATGGAAAAtg TGTCTGCAGTAACTCCAAACACCAAAACGTCCTTCTCCGACCCAGAACAGGTGAAGATGATGAGTATGTCTGTACCTGCATTCATGCAACAAGAG ATGGATTGCGGAAACAGTGACTGTGCATCAGTGAGCAGTTTCCACTATGACAGACTGAGAACATGCAACACTCCTTCTAATTTTAGCACTTGCTCTGAAGTGGCCTCCATGTCCTCT GTCACTGGCAGTGTAATGAGCATCTACAGTAGTGAGTTTGGTAATGTGGAGGTCAAAGGCACAATCCAGTTCGCCATTCACTATGTTCAAAAACTGGGAGAGTTCCACATCTTTGTTGTGCAGTGCAAGGACCTCGCCATAGCGGATGTTAAGAGGAACCGATCTGATCC GTATGTTAAATGTTACTTGTTACCTGACAAAGCAAAAtatggaaagaaaaaaacatgcgTGAGGAAGAAGACTCTGGATCCAACTTATAATGAAATCCTACGG TTTAAGGTTCCAATGGAGATGCTGAAAACCCAGAAGCTGAACATCTCTGTGTGGcataatgacacgtttggccgtAACAGCTTTCTTGGAGAGGTCGAGGTTGATCTGGCCGAATGGGATTTCAATAACACGCAAATGAATGAATATCTACTCAAAGGAAGG GTTCAGGTTCCCACCAGCCCAAAACATTCTGTCGGTGGTGAGGAAATGAGTGCAGAGATTAAAGTAGCTCTGCGTTTTCTCCCGCAGACTTCTCACA GTCACAAGAACAAGGGGAATGGTGAGGTGCAAATATGGGTGAAAGAATGCAAGAATCTGCCCATTTCCAGGGGTGTTTCCATTGACCCATTTGTCAAATG